The genomic stretch ATTTGTAAAAAATTAAGTGAGAACAACAATGGAAATCCTGATGCGAAAGCTCCTGAGGGCATCATTGAAGTAACTGATGCTGTAAACTTGCATGAAAACTATGTAGCCAAATTAAATGATCCTTCGCAAGGAACAACAACTAATCCTGATTTTAAAGAAACACAATTCGCTTGGTTTTCAATAGAGAAAATCCGTAACTATATTCAATATTTGGATAATGTAGAAAAAGTAAATCCAGAAAATCCTGAGATTTCTGGAGTTCGGGTATATTTTGGAAAATATAATCAACATAAGGATTATCCTAATCAACAAACAGTCTTCTTTACACCTACTGTTGATACAAAATTATCTGAAGAGTATCATAATATGAAAAATTTACCTTTTTCAATTATTCCAAACGATCCTTCATCTCCATTAGTTGGTAGATATAAAGTAATCACAAGATTGTTATTAGATGAACATAATGCAGATACAAGAGCGAATGAAGCTAATTTAAGTTTAGGTCATAAAACAAGTGAAAACTTAGTTCAAAAATCAAGTGCTGAAAATGATGATGATAATGGTACAAGTCTATCGTTTAATTTAGGACAATTAAGTCCGCCACCGCCGAGAGGATAATTATTTGAATAAAATTTCATGAATGAATTCTTAAATCAATTTACTTTTTCAATAAAAGATATAACACTTTATATAGAAATAACTGCTGCCATAATAGGTAGCATTTATTTCTATAAATATAAGAATTCATATCTGAGATATTTTTTAATATTCCTATGGTATGTTGTTGTAAATGAACTTATAGGAAAATATATTGCGGATGTTCTAACACACGATAATCTTATTTATTATAATGTTTATCTCTTTATAAATTTTCTTTTTCTTTTTTCAGTATATTGGCATTTCTTGAATAGAAAAAAATACAAGAAAATTGTAATCTACTTTAGTTTAACATATGCCATTTTTTTCATACTAAATGGAATTTTTATTGAAAATTATTACTCAAACCTTGTATCTATTCCATTTATTATTGGATCATGCTTTCTAATTATAACTATAATTTTCTATTTTGTAGAAATTTTGAACTCAGAAAGAGTACTATTTATGACTAGGTATCTTCTATTTTGGATTAGTGTAGGAGTATTATTATTCAATATAGGTATTATACCTTGGCTTATTTTTAGAAAGTATTTTTTTGAGACATATGAAGCTAATTTTGAATGGATGAATATTCTATCTTTGAGCTTAAGTTTAATTCTTAACATATCATATATTATAGGTTTTATATGCAGTTACAAAGTGGAGAAACAACAACCTTAGCAGCGATAGCAGCTGTTATTGCAACAATAGTTTTTATTTTACTTATTGTTGTAATTATTATACTTTTCTTGGTATTCATCAAGCGAAAGAACAAACTCTTGTCCGAAAGGCAATTAGCGCAACGAGAATTTGAAAACGCGATTGCAGAGACACAAATAGAAATCCGAGAACAAACACTTAGAAATATAAGTTGGGAATTGCACGATAATATCGGACAACTTCTGACGTTGGCTAAAATACAACTACATCAAATAGCAGATAGAAATGAAGATGTCGCGGAAGTTAGTGATACCATTTCAAAGAGTTTGACAGAGTTACGAGCGCTTTCAAAACTCATCAATCCAGATGCTTTGAAAAATCTTATGTTACCAGAAGCTTTAGGTTTGGAAGTCGCACGTTTTAATCGGTTAAATTTTATTGAAGCCACGTTAACCATAAACGGCGACGAAGAAATTATTGATGATAAAGCTGAAATTATTCTATTTCGAATCTTGCAAGAATTCTTTTCAAACACCATTAAACATGCAAAAGCTTCCACGCTTGACGTAACGCTGACGTATACACCTGAAAAACTGACAATTGCCGCAAAAGACAATGGACAAGGTTTTTCAGCATCAAATGATAAACTTACCAAAGGAATCGGATTACAAAACATGAGAAGTAGAGGAAAACTAATTGGCGCAGAAATCGAATTGGAATCTGAATTGGAAAAAGGCACAAACCTAACGATTATTCATTATCTTTAGCTTTCAAATATCGTAATTTGAATTACTTTTAGGAACATTAATTTTTAAATCTTTTAATAATTTAATCTTTCAATTATATTTAAACAACCACCAAAAATCACACAATTTTGAAAACATATTCCGTTGCAATCGTTGAAGATCATGTATTATTATCACAAGCCATTGGCGGCTTAGTCGATTCATTTGATCGCTTTAAGGTAAGTTATTTATGCAAAAATGGAAAAGAATTAATTACACGCTTGCAAGAAAATTCAAATCCGCCAGACATTGTTTTAATGGACATTAATATGCCAATTATGAATGGTATTGAAACTACGACTTGGATTACGGAACATTTTCCAAATATTGACGTTTTAGGACTTTCTATTGAAGAAGACGAACGTACCATAATTCAAATGTTACGCGCTGGTGCAAAAGGATATTTGATGAAAGATGTAGAAAAAAGTGTCTTAGAAATGGCACTGAATGAAGTTACTATCAATGGTTTTTATCATTCAAAACATGTCACGAATATTCTAATTGGTTCATTAAGCGGAAAAGGAAATAATGGCGCAAAACTGAAAGAAAATGAAATCTGTTTTATGAAGTTGGTGTGTACGGAAATGACATACAAGCAAATTGCAGATCAAATGTGTTTAAGTCCAAAAACGATTGATGGATATCGTGATGCATTATTCGAAAAATTGAGTGTAAAAAATCGAATTGGATTGGTAATTTATGCTATTAAAAATAAAATTTATTTGCCGTAGGTTTGTTGCTAGTTGCTAGTTGCTGGTTTCTAGTTATTAGCGTAAACTTATAAACCGATAAACTCATAAACTAAAAAATCGAGCATCGCGAGAAAACCTAATTCCTAATGCCTAATGCCTAATGCCTAATACCTAATACCTAAATTACGATTTCCCCTTCAACGAAACCTCACTAAACTTTGCATTAATATTAATCTCACTTCCCGAAGTATTCACTTTCTGATATCCGCGAACAATAGTATTAAACTGTGTTTTATTTTCAGTGCCAATGACTGAATCTGGATACGAAATACTAGATTTTGAACCTATATAATACAATTTAAAAGCAGCATCAGGCAATTGAATGCGCGCATCTGTATTTTCGAGAATAATATCTAACGTTTTAAAATTATCACTAACGTTATGAATCAATAATTTGCCAAAAGTTCCACTAATAATTCCCTTCTCTCCTAGCGTTCCCAAACTTACTTTGGACGAATTTGACATTAAATTAATAGCATTCACAAATTGTAAATCTACTGTATTCACAAAATTTACTTTCAATGTGCCATTATTCCATCTAGTTACATGAATAGGCGCATACGACGATTCTATCGTCGTATTTGCACCATTAATCACATTTGCATACAAAGCTGCGTGAGACAGCTTTGCGTTTACATTTTCACTTGTTGCCGCCAACGTTACTTCTCCATGTCGAACATTGAGTTTTAACTTGGTTTTCTTTGGCATTTTTATCTTGATGGTTTTCTTTACTTTATAATGTTTATTTCCTGATGAGATAAAGAAAACATCACTTTCGTTTCCATTTCTATTAAGATTAATAACACGATTATTTTGCAAGTTTGATTCTTGAATTAATTCGAATCTGTTCAATAACTCTTCTTTTTGTTTTAGCAATTCTTGCTTATTGAATGCTCTTCCTTTAGCAACAACTTTTCCTTGAATTTCTACAAGCCCCTTTTGTTGCTTTTCATTTACACTTTTCCGCAATTTATCTCGCTCTTCTTGTAGCTTCTCAAACTCAACTTTCCACTTTTCCATACCTTCTTTAAACTTCTTCTCATCAAAGCCATCTTTCCATTGCTTCTGCCATTTTTTCATATACGCTTCTCCATCTTTTTGATACGCTTCATAATCAAACTTTACACCTTCCATAGATTCCATCACTAAATTTGGCAACTCAGGAATCTCTGGGATTTCAGGCATTTCAAAAATTAATGGTCTTTGTAGTTGTTCAATAATAATTGGATCTGATAATGTAAATTGTCTGCTTTCGCCAAAAAATGAGCTGCTTCCTTTAGAAGTTACCGTTACTTTTTCGCTGTTTCCTATTGCTTCAAAATTCCACTTTTTAAAATACGCTTCTATCTCTTCTTCGGTTGCGTCTTCAATTTCAATAGTAGCAGTAATTTCGATTTTGTTTTTATTCCAAGTATCAAATTCAACATCAGCATGCGACGTATTAATTTCTAACGTAACATCTTTATTTACGGTGAAAACTTCCTTTTTTGTTCGTTTTTTTGATTGCGAATATCCAAATGTAATGATCAACAAAGCGATCAATACACATGATTTCATTTTTGATTTATGCATCATTTTCTGATTTTTTTAGTTCGTTCAATTTTTCCTTTAATTGGTATAGCAATTTCAGTCTAAACTGTAAGTTATCAATCATAGCATTAATAGTTTGCTCGTTTGGTCCTATTTCGTTCAACTCTTCTTGAAGCACTTTTTGTTCTTCATTCAACAAAGAAAGTTTTTCCATGTAGCTACTAAATAATTGTTTCCCAACTTCGGAAACTTCTACTTGTGTCAATTCATAATTGATGTTTGCTACATAATAATCTTCAATCTTTTTTAAATCGGGAGAAATATCGCCTAAGCTTACCGAAGATTTTTTAGTGGTTTCAGTATCAGTTTTCACAACTTCTTCTCCTGAAATGTCAGGTTTTTGCTGCAATTGATGATAAGTCAAACCTCCTAAACTCACAATTAAAAGTACAGCCGCAGCAATTTTATAAAAAGAGAAAGAACGCTTTTTCGTTGGCTTTTCTTTTGGTGACATCGCTGTATCCAATCGATCTAAAAAACGTGCTTCATGTCCGTCAGGCAATTCATTTTGAATATGTAACGGTTCTGTTTTCAACAAATCTTTAATATCCTGTCCCATAGTTCCTTTTTTTTAATGCTTGCTGTAATTTCTTCTTTCCTCGTAATAACTGTGTTCGTGATGCCGTTGTTGAAATATTTAATATTTCCGAAATCTCTTGATGATCGTAGCCTTCAAGTAAAAAAAGCATTACTACAATTCTATATTTCTCAGGCAAATTTTCAATCTCGTTTTTTACTTCTTCCAACGTGGTTTCATCACTTGTTTCCCAACTATCTTCATCGGCAACAATTTCTAAGTGCGCTTCATCAATAGTTAGATAATAATTTTGTTTAGCACGTAATTTGTCTAAACTCTTGTGAATGACAATCTTTTTTAACCATGCACCAAAACTGACTTCAGCCTTAAATTGATCAATTTTTTGAAATGCGTTAATAAATGCTTCTTGCATTGCATCTTCGGCATCTTCTGTATGTTTCAAGAATCGATTGGCAACAATAAACATTCCTTCACAATACTGCCTGTACAAATGCAGTTGCGCTTTCCTGTCGTTATTCTTACACTTCTTGATGAGCTCGGTTTGAAACATACTCAAGTTGACTGTTTTCTGGTTTTGGTTAATTGCTATACATCTCTAAAGACGTAACATATTTTAGAATGTTGCAATAATGTAAAAAAAACGTGCTAATTAATACGTTTTATAGTTTAAAACTTTATAATATGTTCGCTTTCGCGAGAATTTACTCATGGAGAGACTTTCCTGGATTATTGGACTTCTTGGATTTTTAGACTTTCTTAGATACTTTGATTCGTCATTACGAACGATAGTGAAGTAATCTGTAAATCGAGAAACAGATTGCCACAAGTTTTTTCAAAACTTTCGCAATGACGAATCATAATCCGAAATTGCAAAGAGTCAGATAGCAAAATTTTTGTTTAAAAGTTGAAAGATTTATAAGTTTATCTAATGTGTAAATAATTCATATACTAACATACCAAAATACTAAAAGCACTTGCATTGAGCGAAGTCGAAATGAAGCGAGTCTATTTTTAAATCTTTCAATCTTTTAATTCTTCAATCAAAAACAAAAAAATATCGTAATTTCGTTTTTATAGCTTAAATTTCATCAAACTTTTGACTTCTAAAAAAACACATACATCAGCCTTACATGAAAAAGATGGGATTTCCAAACCAGATTTTATCAGCAAAACTTCGGTGGATACTATCAAAAAGAACAGAAGAAAACAACCTTCGGTAGACGAATTGGTTACAGGAATTTTGAATCATGATAAAGTGGCTTTGAGCAGAGCAATTACGTTGGTAGAAAGTAAAAGTGTGACACATCTAGCGAAAGCTACCGAAATTATAGAGAAATGTTTGCCACATGCTAATACGTCAATTCGCATAGGAATTACAGGCGTTCCAGGTGTTGGGAAAAGTACATTTATTGAAGCTTTTGGAAAACATTTGACAGGTTTGGGCAAAAAAGTTGCCGTGTTAGCTGTTGATCCAAGTAGTTCAATTTCTAGCGGAAGTATTTTAGGCGATAAAACTCGAATGGAAGATTTAGTAAAGGATGAAAATGCTTTTATTCGTCCGTCAGCTTCTGGTGATTCACTTGGTGGCGTTGCTCGAAAAACTCGTGAAACGATTATTTTATGTGAAGCGTGTGGTTTTGATACAATTGTGATTGAAACTGTTGGCGTTGGGCAAAGTGAAACTGCCGTTCATAGTATGGTAGATTTCTTTTTATTGTTAAAATTGGCTGGCGCCGGAGATGAATTGCAAGGAATCAAACGTGGAATTATCGAAATGGCTGACGCTATTGTGATTAATAAAGCCGATGGCGATAACATAAAACGTGCGCAAATAGCGCGAACTGAATTTAAGCGCGCATTACACTTATATCCGCAGAAAGCTTCTGAATGGCTTCCTAAAGTAGTTACGGCTTCCGCCTTGAAATATGAAGGAATTGACGATGTTTGGCAACTAATTTCGGAATTCTGTGAAACGACGAAAGCAAATCATTACTTTGAAAATCATAGAAAACAACAAAATCGTTTTTGGCT from Kordia antarctica encodes the following:
- a CDS encoding sensor histidine kinase, giving the protein MQLQSGETTTLAAIAAVIATIVFILLIVVIIILFLVFIKRKNKLLSERQLAQREFENAIAETQIEIREQTLRNISWELHDNIGQLLTLAKIQLHQIADRNEDVAEVSDTISKSLTELRALSKLINPDALKNLMLPEALGLEVARFNRLNFIEATLTINGDEEIIDDKAEIILFRILQEFFSNTIKHAKASTLDVTLTYTPEKLTIAAKDNGQGFSASNDKLTKGIGLQNMRSRGKLIGAEIELESELEKGTNLTIIHYL
- a CDS encoding response regulator transcription factor, which produces MKTYSVAIVEDHVLLSQAIGGLVDSFDRFKVSYLCKNGKELITRLQENSNPPDIVLMDINMPIMNGIETTTWITEHFPNIDVLGLSIEEDERTIIQMLRAGAKGYLMKDVEKSVLEMALNEVTINGFYHSKHVTNILIGSLSGKGNNGAKLKENEICFMKLVCTEMTYKQIADQMCLSPKTIDGYRDALFEKLSVKNRIGLVIYAIKNKIYLP
- a CDS encoding RNA polymerase sigma factor, translated to MFQTELIKKCKNNDRKAQLHLYRQYCEGMFIVANRFLKHTEDAEDAMQEAFINAFQKIDQFKAEVSFGAWLKKIVIHKSLDKLRAKQNYYLTIDEAHLEIVADEDSWETSDETTLEEVKNEIENLPEKYRIVVMLFLLEGYDHQEISEILNISTTASRTQLLRGKKKLQQALKKRNYGTGY
- the meaB gene encoding methylmalonyl Co-A mutase-associated GTPase MeaB → MTSKKTHTSALHEKDGISKPDFISKTSVDTIKKNRRKQPSVDELVTGILNHDKVALSRAITLVESKSVTHLAKATEIIEKCLPHANTSIRIGITGVPGVGKSTFIEAFGKHLTGLGKKVAVLAVDPSSSISSGSILGDKTRMEDLVKDENAFIRPSASGDSLGGVARKTRETIILCEACGFDTIVIETVGVGQSETAVHSMVDFFLLLKLAGAGDELQGIKRGIIEMADAIVINKADGDNIKRAQIARTEFKRALHLYPQKASEWLPKVVTASALKYEGIDDVWQLISEFCETTKANHYFENHRKQQNRFWLLQTIEERLKHNFYNNEHVKSVLDEYLNATENSTISPFHAAQQLLDLLKF